The following coding sequences lie in one Planctomycetota bacterium genomic window:
- a CDS encoding lysylphosphatidylglycerol synthase transmembrane domain-containing protein has product MWKKLLFAGSIVLGVSLAVLVYRQFDVAALRAVRELGALGMCLYALTAAMTLIAPAVSWTILMRAEGLKVPLGTALKANFMGFPINFMAPTIYLGSEPLKLLYVANLHGEPKRKVLATIIVAKFQEIGALLLVMVVSAGVALWRLDFSPRQEILIVSCMVVLTALFGFLLYAFLGNLKPTVRIIRCLAVFKGLRRKLARARRRAEEMEDLVRQAFLRRRKVFLVSQAVTLLSALSILLRPWVFFFFSRDRVLLGVEYLCAIYLVTNIINSLPHTPGGLGVFEVGMVGLFSLMGIGKDNAAAFSLVTRAADLLLILLGAWLIVHYGLQSVARQVVRGQKPLDVREAGFNNGSGPGGTAQ; this is encoded by the coding sequence ATCGTCCTGGGCGTCTCCCTGGCGGTTCTCGTCTACCGGCAGTTCGACGTCGCGGCCCTCCGGGCCGTGCGCGAGCTCGGGGCGCTCGGCATGTGCCTCTACGCGCTCACGGCGGCGATGACGCTGATCGCCCCCGCGGTGAGCTGGACGATCCTGATGCGGGCGGAGGGATTGAAGGTTCCTCTCGGGACCGCGCTCAAGGCCAACTTCATGGGCTTTCCCATCAACTTCATGGCGCCGACGATCTATCTCGGCAGCGAGCCCCTCAAGCTCCTCTACGTCGCCAATCTTCATGGAGAGCCCAAGCGCAAAGTCCTGGCCACGATCATCGTGGCGAAATTCCAGGAGATCGGGGCGCTCCTTCTGGTGATGGTCGTCTCGGCGGGAGTGGCGCTCTGGAGGCTCGACTTCTCGCCGCGGCAGGAGATCCTGATCGTCTCCTGCATGGTCGTCCTGACGGCGCTTTTCGGGTTCCTTCTTTACGCCTTCCTCGGGAATCTGAAGCCCACGGTCCGGATCATCCGGTGCCTGGCGGTGTTCAAGGGACTCCGCCGAAAGCTGGCGCGGGCCCGGCGGCGGGCGGAGGAGATGGAGGACCTTGTCCGGCAGGCGTTCCTGAGGCGCCGGAAGGTGTTCCTCGTCTCGCAGGCGGTGACGCTTCTGTCGGCGCTCTCGATCCTTCTGCGGCCGTGGGTCTTTTTCTTCTTCTCGCGGGACCGGGTTCTCCTGGGGGTCGAGTATCTCTGCGCGATTTATCTCGTGACCAACATCATCAACAGCCTCCCCCACACGCCGGGAGGTCTCGGGGTCTTCGAAGTCGGGATGGTGGGGCTCTTTTCGCTCATGGGGATCGGAAAGGACAACGCCGCCGCGTTCTCCCTGGTGACCCGGGCGGCGGATCTTCTGCTCATTCTCCTGGGCGCGTGGCTGATCGTTCACTACGGGCTGCAGTCCGTGGCGCGCCAGGTGGTGCGGGGCCAGAAACCGCTCGACGTGCGCGAGGCGGGGTTTAACAACGGATCCGGACCGGGCGGGACGG